In the Scomber japonicus isolate fScoJap1 chromosome 18, fScoJap1.pri, whole genome shotgun sequence genome, one interval contains:
- the LOC128378368 gene encoding globoside alpha-1,3-N-acetylgalactosaminyltransferase 1-like isoform X1, whose protein sequence is MFNIRVLILLLVLLLGILFVYLHHEWRPTSFIPQTNTHRDRLSAEVTVNQIFHLVAPDHLKYKQPSIVHGRTDVVTLAPWLAPVIWEGTFNPVLLDSIYQSKNITVAATVFAVGKYIRFLKKFLETAERFFFVGFRVNIYVFTDRPKEVPRVQMSAGRKVVVHSVPSSDRWQEISARRMELIQNLIEEVQNSTDYIFCLDVDSEFHGRWGSESLGGLVAVIHPGYYRDDRGRFPYERRPASRAYVADGEGDFYYCGGAFGGLLQEVHLLAKTCHLNFKADAEEGIEAAWQEESHLNRYMWINKPSKILSPEYLWQDFKPRNPEIHIIRFSGVVKNYADIRPNV, encoded by the exons atgtttaacatcagaGTCCTGATCCTGCTGCTGGTCCTGCTGCTGGG AATACTGTTTGTCTACTTACATCATGAATGGAGACCtacaag ttttattCCGCAGACCAACACACACCGAGACAG actTTCAGCTGAAGtaactgtcaatcaaatcttCCACCTGGTGGCTCCTGATCA cctgAAGTACAAGCAGCCGAGCATCGTGCACGG TCGCACTGACGTGGTGACGCTGGCGCCCTGGTTGGCTCCGGTGATTTGGGAGGGAACCTTTAACCCGGTTCTATTGGACAGCATCTACCAATCAAAGAACATCACCGTCGCTGCCACCGTCTTCGCTGTCGGAAA GTACATCAGGTTCCTGAAGAAGTTCCTGGAGACGGCGGAGCGGTTCTTCTTCGTTGGTTTCAGAGTGAACATCTACGTGTTCACCGACCGTCCGAAAGAGGTTCCACGAGTCCAGATGTCTGCCGGCAGGAAG gtCGTGGTGCATTCGGTGCCCAGCTCTGATCGTTGGCAGGAGATCTCCGCTCGCAGGATGGAGCTGATCCAGAATCTGATTGAGGAGGTTCAGAACAGCACTGATTACATCTTCTGTCTGGACGTTGACTCGGAGTTTCACGGCCGCTGGGGCAGCGAGTCTCTGGGGGGGCTGGTGGCAGTGATCCATCCAG GTTACTACAGAGATGACCGCGGCAGGTTCCCCTACGAGCGCAGACCGGCGTCCAGAGCCTACGTGGCTGATGGGGAGGGAGACTTCTACTACTGCGGGGGGGCATTCGGGGGCCTCCTGCAGGAAGTGCACCTGCTCGCCAAAACCTGCCACCTAAATTTCAAGGCTGACGCCGAGGAAGGTATCGAGGCCGCCTGGCAGGAGGAGAGTCACCTGAACAG GTACATGTGGATCAACAAGCCCAGTAAGATTCTGTCACCTGAGTATCTGTGGCAGGACTTCAAACCCAGAAACCCAGAGATCCACATCATCCGCTTCTCTGGAGTCGTCAAGAACTACGCCGACATCCGTCCCAACGTCTGA
- the LOC128378368 gene encoding globoside alpha-1,3-N-acetylgalactosaminyltransferase 1-like isoform X2 — translation MFNIRVLILLLVLLLGILFVYLHHEWRPTRLSAEVTVNQIFHLVAPDHLKYKQPSIVHGRTDVVTLAPWLAPVIWEGTFNPVLLDSIYQSKNITVAATVFAVGKYIRFLKKFLETAERFFFVGFRVNIYVFTDRPKEVPRVQMSAGRKVVVHSVPSSDRWQEISARRMELIQNLIEEVQNSTDYIFCLDVDSEFHGRWGSESLGGLVAVIHPGYYRDDRGRFPYERRPASRAYVADGEGDFYYCGGAFGGLLQEVHLLAKTCHLNFKADAEEGIEAAWQEESHLNRYMWINKPSKILSPEYLWQDFKPRNPEIHIIRFSGVVKNYADIRPNV, via the exons atgtttaacatcagaGTCCTGATCCTGCTGCTGGTCCTGCTGCTGGG AATACTGTTTGTCTACTTACATCATGAATGGAGACCtacaag actTTCAGCTGAAGtaactgtcaatcaaatcttCCACCTGGTGGCTCCTGATCA cctgAAGTACAAGCAGCCGAGCATCGTGCACGG TCGCACTGACGTGGTGACGCTGGCGCCCTGGTTGGCTCCGGTGATTTGGGAGGGAACCTTTAACCCGGTTCTATTGGACAGCATCTACCAATCAAAGAACATCACCGTCGCTGCCACCGTCTTCGCTGTCGGAAA GTACATCAGGTTCCTGAAGAAGTTCCTGGAGACGGCGGAGCGGTTCTTCTTCGTTGGTTTCAGAGTGAACATCTACGTGTTCACCGACCGTCCGAAAGAGGTTCCACGAGTCCAGATGTCTGCCGGCAGGAAG gtCGTGGTGCATTCGGTGCCCAGCTCTGATCGTTGGCAGGAGATCTCCGCTCGCAGGATGGAGCTGATCCAGAATCTGATTGAGGAGGTTCAGAACAGCACTGATTACATCTTCTGTCTGGACGTTGACTCGGAGTTTCACGGCCGCTGGGGCAGCGAGTCTCTGGGGGGGCTGGTGGCAGTGATCCATCCAG GTTACTACAGAGATGACCGCGGCAGGTTCCCCTACGAGCGCAGACCGGCGTCCAGAGCCTACGTGGCTGATGGGGAGGGAGACTTCTACTACTGCGGGGGGGCATTCGGGGGCCTCCTGCAGGAAGTGCACCTGCTCGCCAAAACCTGCCACCTAAATTTCAAGGCTGACGCCGAGGAAGGTATCGAGGCCGCCTGGCAGGAGGAGAGTCACCTGAACAG GTACATGTGGATCAACAAGCCCAGTAAGATTCTGTCACCTGAGTATCTGTGGCAGGACTTCAAACCCAGAAACCCAGAGATCCACATCATCCGCTTCTCTGGAGTCGTCAAGAACTACGCCGACATCCGTCCCAACGTCTGA